A single window of Anaerocolumna chitinilytica DNA harbors:
- a CDS encoding nitroreductase family protein, translating into MELMKAIALRKSVRAYNDEQIAEEKIDTILSAGSAAPVGMGRFDNLHITVIQNKDIINKISAGIKAMMKREGDPLYNAQTLILVSSKEAEAPGIDYTNASCVMENMLLAGADLGIGSVIVWGIAMVVEADQSLKDALSIPEGYHALIGASFGYAANADQKEKELVQKIQTSRV; encoded by the coding sequence ATGGAGTTAATGAAAGCAATTGCACTGAGAAAGTCAGTGCGCGCGTATAATGATGAACAAATAGCAGAAGAGAAAATAGATACGATACTATCTGCCGGCAGTGCGGCACCTGTTGGTATGGGAAGATTTGATAATTTGCATATAACAGTAATCCAGAATAAGGACATAATCAATAAGATTTCAGCAGGCATCAAGGCAATGATGAAGAGAGAAGGAGATCCTCTCTATAATGCTCAGACACTGATTTTAGTTTCTTCCAAGGAAGCTGAGGCTCCCGGTATTGATTATACCAACGCCTCCTGTGTGATGGAAAATATGCTGCTGGCAGGAGCAGACCTTGGAATAGGAAGTGTTATTGTTTGGGGAATAGCTATGGTAGTTGAGGCCGATCAGAGCTTAAAAGATGCTCTTTCCATACCGGAAGGATACCATGCCCTTATTGGTGCAAGCTTTGGATATGCAGCAAATGCAGATCAAAAAGAGAAGGAATTAGTACAGAAGATTCAGACAAGCAGAGTGTAA
- a CDS encoding DUF402 domain-containing protein, producing MKRRRFTYDEWYANLPQKRFCQQRIDNPFFHGMVRLICMDKVEEPIRWNFQNDNILIGDDGMKWLALLPDKEYYVISALINQKDEIILWYIDMIADSGLDEDGIVYYDDLYLDLVVYPDGKIYMDDMDELKEAFNQKDISEELFQLALNTCENLKLGLLADKKQLMKVSKACLQEMLRVI from the coding sequence TTGAAGAGAAGAAGATTTACATATGATGAATGGTATGCTAATCTACCGCAAAAAAGATTCTGCCAGCAAAGGATAGATAACCCATTCTTTCATGGAATGGTACGGCTTATCTGCATGGATAAGGTGGAAGAGCCAATCCGCTGGAACTTTCAAAATGATAATATCCTTATAGGTGATGACGGTATGAAGTGGCTCGCATTGCTGCCGGATAAGGAATACTATGTAATCAGTGCCTTGATAAACCAGAAAGATGAAATTATATTGTGGTATATTGATATGATAGCGGATTCCGGGCTCGATGAAGACGGGATAGTGTATTATGATGATTTATATTTGGATTTGGTGGTTTATCCTGACGGTAAAATCTATATGGATGATATGGATGAATTGAAAGAAGCTTTTAATCAGAAGGACATTTCAGAGGAACTGTTTCAACTGGCTCTTAACACATGTGAGAATTTGAAGCTGGGATTGTTGGCAGATAAGAAGCAATTGATGAAGGTCTCAAAGGCATGCCTGCAGGAAATGCTAAGAGTTATCTAG
- a CDS encoding Rrf2 family transcriptional regulator: MRVSTQFPIAVHALMMVAFFPEKRITSDLAAESAGCNSVIIRNIFLKLKKAELISIKPGRSKMELAKPVSEISLWDIYAAVETDETDEIFKFHSNTSCTCPVGSNIRSLLMSHLDDAIAAMRAELSKITLEDLTKELKSFPEDKPSFQA, from the coding sequence ATGCGTGTCAGTACACAATTTCCCATCGCAGTTCATGCTCTGATGATGGTTGCTTTTTTCCCGGAGAAGCGGATTACCAGTGACCTTGCCGCTGAAAGTGCAGGTTGTAATTCCGTTATTATCCGCAATATATTCTTAAAACTAAAAAAGGCAGAATTAATATCCATTAAACCCGGCAGGAGTAAAATGGAGCTTGCTAAGCCTGTCAGTGAAATTTCCCTTTGGGACATTTATGCTGCTGTTGAAACAGATGAAACGGATGAAATCTTTAAATTTCATTCCAATACTTCCTGTACCTGCCCTGTAGGAAGTAATATCCGCAGTCTCTTAATGTCTCATCTGGATGATGCAATCGCGGCTATGCGAGCCGAATTATCAAAGATAACCTTGGAAGATTTGACAAAAGAATTAAAATCCTTTCCTGAGGATAAGCCCTCTTTTCAAGCTTAA